One Lytechinus variegatus isolate NC3 chromosome 14, Lvar_3.0, whole genome shotgun sequence genomic region harbors:
- the LOC121427205 gene encoding uncharacterized protein LOC121427205, producing the protein MSQTTGSKDSPRQGPNQACNITSQNNTKEDGAMKDDGGKKTPNIARSKRGTGFKIPLKGKVKTPSQARPEGKTAKTPTPDELTHGTSVTLLGKIPKVKGAEFSLDDSDKFETIPVNKKAKVGESGKDVKTSFHPPDDTDIASAAWFMKMFQAAQKCMNLSNQPIAGDTSAPTRSAAQTKTRPDSPGAPTPDGPLRRDGVPAKRPRPGQRDIESRTRGRSPSTCHAPSIDINEDDSNSEYGYHRPIASRKRKWADSLLSQLSTSGSERQSIASGRYEKEGVSVISEGFSSAIFASSPSSRHDSVESKPVSAADLITKYCPQLKAETTDSEESKPIFCLDSELGRQSVNSAAVKLDKPFSSCLNYLNDRGRDLRPTNRVVKKHFRFGERDFKHAFKTPTVPDAAFCVGDAKAKRSRYSNQNPLGSRRFKRMESQLTSIDQTARASMRLATYHTYLLTAFRESEKLGISPEDRRDIWECVMKIAEYQFEQASRTAILCTRARRSQVIDLLQIKKNATRLLERLPAWGDDLFSGRFQEVLESSISASSTADKTVYRLSSHSYGQRSSSRQQASGPSNQQPQGPPQREVRARSPQTNQRTPTPFRGRRRLSRGSQYPPKHL; encoded by the coding sequence ATGAGCCAAACAACTGGATCGAAAGACTCTCCCCGTCAGGGCCCCAATCAAGCCTGTAATATCACTTCCCAGAACAATACGAAAGAGGATGGAGCTATGAAAGATGATGGAGGAAAGAAAACCCCCAATATAGCCAGGTCTAAACGAGGTACAGGGTTCAAAATCCCCCTCAAAGGAAAAGTCAAGACCCCCTCCCAGGCCAGACCCGAGGGGAAGACAGCTAAAACCCCTACTCCGGACGAATTAACCCACGGGACGTCCGTCACCTTACTGGGAAAGATACCGAAGGTTAAGGGGGCCGAGTTTTCTTTGGACGACTCGGATAAATTCGAGACGATTCCCGTCAACAAGAAAGCGAAGGTGGGGGAATCAGGGAAGGACGTAAAAACGAGTTTTCATCCCCCTGACGACACGGACATTGCCTCGGCGGCATGGTTCATGAAGATGTTCCAGGCGGCGCAAAAATGTATGAACTTGTCGAATCAGCCGATTGCAGGCGACACCAGCGCCCCTACCAGATCAGCGGCGCAGACCAAAACTCGGCCCGACAGCCCAGGCGCCCCGACGCCGGACGGGCCGCTGAGGCGTGACGGAGTACCGGCGAAGCGGCCACGGCCAGGACAACGGGACATTGAAAGCCGTACTCGGGGGAGAAGCCCGAGTACCTGTCATGCTCCCTCTATTGATATAAATGAGGATGATTCAAACTCTGAATATGGCTACCATCGGCCCATAGCATCCCGCAAGCGAAAATGGGCAGACTCTTTGCTGTCTCAACTTTCCACTTCAGGTTCAGAGAGACAGAGCATTGCTAGCGGTCGTTATGAGAAGGAGGGGGTTTCAGTGATTAGTGAGGGTTTTTCTTCAGCTATTTTTGCTTCCAGCCCCAGCTCTCGCCATGATAGCGTAGAAAGCAAGCCTGTTTCGGCTGCAGATTTGATTACGAAATACTGCCCCCAGCTTAAGGCAGAGACTACCGACTCAGAGGAATCTAAGCCTATTTTCTGTCTCGATTCGGAGCTTGGGAGACAATCTGTCAACTCAGCTGCGGTGAAGCTTGACAAACCCTTCTCATCCTGCCTGAATTACCTTAATGACAGGGGAAGGGACTTACGTCCTACCAACAGAGTGGTTAAGAAGCACTTTCGCTTTGGGGAACGAGACTTTAAGCACGCTTTCAAGACTCCCACAGTCCCAGATGCAGCCTTTTGTGTTGGTGATGCTAAGGCTAAGAGATCGCGCTACTCTAATCAGAATCCACTCGGGTCACGTAGATTTAAGCGTATGGAGAGTCAGTTGACCTCTATTGACCAGACAGCCAGGGCATCTATGCGCCTAGCAACCTATCACACATATCTTTTGACAGCCTTTCGGGAATCTGAGAAACTAGGTATCTCCCCAGAGGATCGCAGAGACATATGGGAGTGTGTTATGAAGATTGCAGAATACCAGTTTGAACAGGCGTCGAGAACGGCCATACTTTGCACGAGAGCAAGACGTTCACAGGTCATTGACCTacttcagattaaaaaaaatgctactcGACTACTCGAAAGACTGCCAGCCTGGGGGGATGACCTTTTCAGTGGTCGTTTTCAGGAAGTTTTAGAATCTTCTATCTCTGCCTCTTCCACGGCTGATAAGACAGTGTACAGGTTGTCTTCACATTCTTATGGCCAACGTTCCTCCTCACGTCAGCAGGCCTCTGGGCCGAGTAACCAGCAACCGCAGGGCCCCCCACAACGCGAGGTCAGGGCTAGGAGCCCCCAGACCAATCAAAGGACCCCTACACCCTTTCGGGGTCGACGCAGATTGTCCCGCGGTTCTCAGTACCCCCCTAAACACTTGTGA